In Gilliamella sp. B3022, the sequence GAGACCCCCCTTTCAATCCTTCACCAGCTAAGTTATGTGGTACAAAATGATCAGTATCAAGTTGCCAAAGGTATTCATCTATACGTTCAGCCTGTTGCTGATCTTGGCAAGCAACTAAGATTCTTTTGTTAGCTTGCCAGATTTCAGCAATTTTTTCACAAGCGAGTTTCTCATGAAACAAAACACCCGATTCACTTGCCGGTTTTTGGTTCTCTAAAAGATAAAAAATCACTTTTTTCAT encodes:
- a CDS encoding DNA polymerase III subunit chi: MKKVIFYLLENQKPASESGVLFHEKLACEKIAEIWQANKRILVACQDQQQAERIDEYLWQLDTDHFVPHNLAGEGLKGGSPVEICWPQKRSNGHRHILINLQEQFPEFAAVYSDIVDFVPVNEKLKDLARIRYKFYKEAGFNLKTIPVTCK